In Candidatus Dependentiae bacterium, one genomic interval encodes:
- a CDS encoding prepilin-type N-terminal cleavage/methylation domain-containing protein → MFGTPKFGFTLLEILIAIAIVAVMAIVVVPNVGRKKPGAERKAFVAKLNALTQLAWQNALAQNRLYRVLFDFKNKIVSVEQETNQKDAQGQPKFEQTRITYLDTQIEWPEHLQIKNFFIEGFDESKRFVGRDTGETWFFVVPDGMTQRVTINIADTVDRLTNGRPRKIGLVLNPFNAQFKTYDTFKK, encoded by the coding sequence GTGTTTGGGACTCCTAAATTTGGATTTACATTATTAGAAATTTTGATTGCCATAGCCATTGTTGCGGTTATGGCAATCGTCGTTGTTCCTAATGTTGGCAGAAAAAAGCCGGGCGCTGAGCGTAAGGCCTTTGTTGCTAAATTAAATGCATTAACGCAACTTGCTTGGCAAAATGCATTGGCGCAAAATAGATTGTATAGAGTTTTATTTGATTTTAAAAATAAAATAGTTTCAGTTGAGCAAGAAACTAATCAAAAGGATGCGCAAGGGCAGCCAAAATTTGAGCAGACTCGCATCACGTATTTAGATACTCAAATTGAATGGCCTGAACATTTGCAGATTAAAAATTTCTTTATTGAAGGTTTTGATGAATCCAAACGTTTTGTTGGTCGTGATACGGGCGAAACGTGGTTTTTTGTGGTTCCGGATGGCATGACACAACGCGTTACTATTAATATTGCCGATACAGTAGATCGGTTGACCAATGGTCGACCAAGAAAAATTGGTCTTGTTTTGAATCCTTTTAATGCGCAGTTTAAAACATATGATACATT